A window of the Armatimonadota bacterium genome harbors these coding sequences:
- a CDS encoding NAD-dependent epimerase/dehydratase family protein yields MTVRVLVTGAGGFIGHHLVRYLVGRGCWVRGADIKAPEFEPTAAHEFLRADLRDPAACAAAVRGVDEVYHLAADMGGIGYITVYHAQVARNSALIDLYMLDAAREARVRRFLFSSSACIYPRYRQQSADVTPLREEEAWPADPEPGYGLEKLFAEEMCRYYREDYGLETRIVRFHNVYGPLGTYEGGKEKAPAAICRKVALARDGDEIEVWGDGRQTRSFMYVDDCVEGIWRLMRSDYPEPLNLGTDRLVTVDELVDIVCRIAGKRLRKRYDPTKPQGVRGRNSDNTRLRQVLGWEPQIPLEEGLARTYRWIESELRRAGRIPGEAGVVPAAPLHGGPAAGGEVSG; encoded by the coding sequence ATGACGGTGCGCGTGCTGGTCACGGGGGCCGGCGGGTTCATCGGGCACCACCTGGTGCGCTACCTGGTGGGCCGGGGCTGCTGGGTGCGCGGGGCGGACATCAAGGCCCCCGAGTTCGAGCCCACCGCGGCGCACGAGTTCTTGCGGGCCGACCTGCGTGACCCCGCCGCCTGCGCGGCCGCCGTGCGCGGGGTGGACGAGGTCTACCACCTGGCGGCGGATATGGGCGGCATCGGCTACATCACCGTCTACCACGCCCAGGTCGCCCGCAACTCGGCCCTCATCGACCTGTACATGCTCGACGCGGCGCGGGAGGCCCGCGTGCGCCGCTTCCTCTTCTCCTCATCGGCCTGCATCTACCCGCGCTACCGGCAGCAGAGCGCCGACGTTACCCCACTGCGCGAGGAGGAGGCCTGGCCGGCCGACCCCGAGCCCGGCTACGGCCTGGAAAAGCTCTTCGCTGAGGAGATGTGCCGGTACTACCGCGAGGACTACGGGTTGGAAACAAGGATCGTCCGCTTCCACAACGTCTACGGGCCGCTGGGGACCTACGAGGGCGGAAAGGAGAAGGCGCCCGCCGCCATCTGCCGCAAGGTGGCTCTCGCCCGTGACGGTGATGAGATCGAGGTCTGGGGAGACGGGCGGCAGACGCGGTCCTTCATGTACGTGGACGACTGCGTCGAGGGGATCTGGCGCCTCATGCGCTCTGATTACCCCGAGCCGCTCAACCTGGGGACCGACCGGCTGGTGACGGTGGACGAGCTGGTGGACATCGTCTGCCGCATCGCCGGCAAGCGGCTGCGCAAGCGCTACGACCCAACCAAGCCGCAGGGGGTGCGCGGGCGCAACAGCGACAACACCCGCCTGCGACAGGTGCTGGGCTGGGAGCCGCAGATCCCGCTGGAAGAGGGGTTGGCGCGGACCTACCGCTGGATCGAATCCGAGTTGCGCCGGGCGGGTCGGATCCCGGGCGAGGCGGGCGTCGTCCCCGCTGCGCCGCTGCACGGGGGTCCGGCGGCTGGCGGGGAGGTGTCCGGATGA